The Dyadobacter subterraneus genome window below encodes:
- a CDS encoding O-antigen ligase family protein, which produces MDTSSYLIYGIWTLFSLLSILLLVSYTAVISTTFSEFSLNISQVLWKGNFIILVLDLISLLLSKTKGGMLNIFFASNTFWAYPTMIMGILALIKMRFTSPSFSKKLYYAAIFIISLTSVYFSARRSPLFCLVLTLPLLYLPLKLRQIFLLILFSLTTYSFTDSTTGKDFLNSLPDSYMKYRIERMFGLVHGREETSYSERQKIWNIYLDAFYQKPVTGEGLAAVNRITVTTKNKTDRLSAHNTFIGLLAETGLSGSLLLFVVILRSVLMAGRIRNATWTKIYLILFIPTLLINWVEYNLIPGQIFFLYTIIVWLLPRGLQYLKI; this is translated from the coding sequence ATGGATACTTCCAGTTATTTGATATATGGCATCTGGACGTTGTTTTCACTTCTAAGCATTTTATTATTAGTCTCCTATACCGCTGTCATCTCTACAACTTTTTCAGAATTTTCATTAAATATTTCGCAGGTACTCTGGAAAGGAAACTTTATTATACTGGTTCTTGATCTCATCAGTTTGCTACTATCAAAAACAAAAGGCGGGATGCTCAATATATTTTTTGCATCCAATACTTTTTGGGCATATCCGACTATGATCATGGGAATTCTGGCACTGATTAAAATGCGATTTACTTCCCCCAGCTTCTCAAAAAAGCTTTATTATGCCGCTATCTTTATTATTTCACTTACTTCCGTTTATTTCTCCGCCCGTAGAAGTCCGCTTTTTTGTTTAGTACTTACGTTGCCTTTGTTATACCTGCCATTAAAACTCCGACAGATTTTTCTATTAATTCTCTTTTCCCTAACCACTTACTCATTTACAGATTCCACCACAGGTAAGGATTTTCTAAACTCCCTTCCGGATTCCTATATGAAATACCGGATTGAAAGAATGTTTGGTCTGGTGCATGGACGGGAAGAAACGTCTTATTCTGAAAGACAAAAGATATGGAATATCTATCTTGATGCATTTTATCAAAAACCGGTAACAGGAGAAGGTTTAGCCGCTGTGAACCGGATTACAGTCACGACAAAAAACAAAACGGACAGACTCTCCGCACATAATACTTTTATTGGATTATTAGCCGAAACAGGATTATCCGGATCCTTACTTTTGTTTGTAGTTATACTAAGAAGTGTATTAATGGCAGGAAGAATAAGGAATGCAACATGGACAAAAATCTATTTAATACTTTTTATTCCAACCTTATTGATAAACTGGGTGGAATATAATCTTATTCCAGGCCAGATATTTTTTCTCTACACTATAATCGTTTGGCTTTTGCCGCGAGGTCTGCAATATCTCAAAATATAA
- a CDS encoding TerC family protein — translation MHYPDRALKYNFSFDSVLTAVGLVKEIPIMILAVIASTFIMIGFVAKIGDFVNNHPSIKILALSFLLTIGTLLVAEAFHYEIPKGYAYFAMAFSFIVELLNMKLGKMRKIL, via the coding sequence ATGCATTATCCAGATCGCGCTTTAAAATATAATTTTTCTTTTGATTCTGTTTTAACCGCGGTTGGTCTGGTAAAAGAAATTCCGATAATGATACTTGCAGTAATAGCTTCCACTTTTATTATGATCGGTTTTGTTGCTAAAATTGGTGATTTTGTAAATAATCATCCATCAATTAAAATTTTAGCGCTCTCTTTTTTGTTAACGATTGGAACCTTGCTGGTGGCAGAAGCATTTCATTACGAAATCCCCAAAGGTTACGCTTATTTCGCCATGGCATTTTCGTTTATTGTTGAGTTACTTAATATGAAACTTGGTAAAATGCGAAAAATCCTGTAA
- a CDS encoding glycosyltransferase family 4 protein, which yields MKILFCTNTFENVVNGPSKFAKNLLEINRRYSHAEIRILTEDIAVESLSFYDNKVFRLDLKLNFWNRPWGFIYRMFPYYNACRTLREIYNFDIVVFNNAITGIWSAIKLAKPVIGMINDDNSVSVSRKNFIINYKWIRHFIFKHFEKIALIFEAGVIANSHFLYQSLLKNYQPNLSKLHLLHKGIMIDKDYISPLRPLKLPVKILFVKSDFIRGGLVDLINALALLVNARFELDIVGPKMIYKQEILAKNKSSNVKINFIGPASEEAIKKLMDESDFFIVPAHQEALGIANMEALAHGVTVISSNAGGIPEVMDFGKNGWMVQPKNPFELAKTLQYAIENPEERSIKQKNGFDFVRQHFSHEQVMDRFLKILEKYKS from the coding sequence ATGAAAATACTATTTTGTACCAATACTTTTGAAAACGTCGTAAACGGCCCTTCCAAATTCGCCAAAAATTTACTGGAAATAAACAGACGTTACAGCCATGCAGAAATCAGAATTTTAACTGAGGATATCGCGGTTGAATCTCTGAGTTTCTACGATAATAAAGTTTTCAGATTAGACTTAAAACTGAATTTTTGGAACCGTCCATGGGGATTTATTTATAGAATGTTTCCTTACTACAACGCTTGCCGGACACTTCGGGAAATATACAATTTTGACATCGTCGTTTTTAATAACGCAATTACCGGAATCTGGTCTGCCATAAAACTGGCTAAACCGGTTATAGGTATGATTAATGACGATAACAGCGTTTCAGTTTCCAGAAAGAATTTTATCATTAATTATAAATGGATTCGCCATTTTATCTTCAAACATTTTGAAAAGATTGCGCTGATTTTTGAAGCCGGAGTAATTGCGAATTCCCATTTTCTATACCAATCTCTTTTGAAGAATTATCAACCAAACCTTTCAAAACTACACCTTTTGCATAAAGGTATTATGATTGATAAAGATTATATTTCTCCATTACGTCCCTTGAAATTACCGGTCAAAATCCTGTTTGTTAAATCAGATTTTATTCGTGGTGGATTGGTTGATCTGATCAATGCCCTGGCCTTACTGGTCAATGCGAGATTTGAATTAGATATCGTCGGGCCGAAGATGATTTACAAGCAGGAAATTTTAGCAAAAAATAAATCTTCAAATGTCAAGATCAACTTTATTGGTCCGGCGTCAGAAGAAGCTATAAAAAAACTGATGGATGAAAGTGATTTTTTCATTGTTCCCGCCCATCAGGAAGCTTTGGGAATTGCCAATATGGAGGCTCTGGCTCATGGCGTGACAGTTATTTCCAGTAACGCGGGGGGTATTCCCGAAGTAATGGATTTTGGAAAAAACGGATGGATGGTACAGCCCAAGAATCCATTTGAACTGGCAAAAACACTGCAATATGCAATTGAAAATCCAGAGGAAAGATCAATAAAACAAAAGAATGGATTTGATTTTGTTCGTCAGCATTTCTCGCATGAGCAGGTTATGGATCGTTTTCTGAAAATTCTTGAAAAGTACAAATCATGA
- a CDS encoding glycosyltransferase produces the protein MKHTHYQKILILPDAGPENPFQYQMINFLRSNGFDVSIGTKRKLGSIYYAVNQFNPEIIYFDWVHSYVIGKTFLWSFIKSLFFVFDILYLRFLRKIPIVHTLHNIQNHGGFWIPWEHFIYGFFLRRCSKIRVYSEAVKKEVIIKFRILSSAVYIIQDIPFHYYYQNNSTRKESRIHLNIAEKGFVFLFFGKVKIYKGLENLIRSFLSIAGPDDHLLIAGACAEEKYIAELKNISNNSNQIIWHIRFIPKEDVQCFFNAANVVVLPFTKIDHSGSLDLALSFSKPVITLKTEAIFDLLSHQKNLLFEKGDDLKMAMALAKEINEEEIGKNNFKIADSANYRDLTELFKKYAS, from the coding sequence TTGAAACACACACATTATCAAAAAATACTAATTCTTCCCGACGCAGGACCAGAAAATCCATTTCAGTATCAGATGATAAATTTTCTGAGAAGCAATGGATTTGACGTGTCCATAGGTACCAAAAGAAAGCTCGGAAGTATTTATTACGCTGTAAATCAGTTTAACCCCGAAATCATTTATTTCGATTGGGTTCATAGTTATGTGATTGGCAAAACGTTCCTATGGAGTTTTATTAAATCCCTGTTTTTTGTTTTTGATATTTTATATCTCCGCTTTTTAAGAAAGATTCCGATCGTTCATACTTTACATAATATCCAAAATCACGGCGGCTTCTGGATACCCTGGGAACATTTTATATATGGATTTTTTCTCAGGCGCTGTTCCAAAATCAGGGTTTATTCAGAAGCCGTAAAAAAGGAAGTTATTATCAAATTCAGAATATTATCCAGCGCAGTTTACATTATTCAGGACATTCCATTTCATTATTACTACCAAAATAATAGCACTCGAAAAGAAAGCAGAATTCATCTCAATATTGCTGAAAAGGGATTTGTTTTCCTGTTTTTCGGGAAGGTAAAAATCTACAAAGGTCTGGAAAATCTGATCCGGTCTTTTCTCTCAATCGCAGGTCCTGATGATCATCTTTTGATTGCCGGAGCATGTGCTGAAGAAAAATATATAGCGGAGCTGAAAAACATTTCCAACAACTCCAATCAAATCATTTGGCATATCCGGTTTATTCCAAAAGAAGACGTTCAATGTTTTTTTAATGCAGCAAATGTTGTTGTCCTGCCTTTTACCAAAATTGATCATTCCGGCAGCCTGGACCTGGCCTTGTCATTTTCGAAACCTGTCATTACTTTAAAAACAGAAGCAATTTTTGATCTGTTATCACATCAAAAAAATCTTCTCTTTGAAAAAGGAGATGATCTAAAAATGGCTATGGCCTTGGCTAAGGAGATTAACGAAGAAGAAATTGGCAAAAACAATTTCAAAATTGCGGATTCTGCGAATTACCGGGATCTGACTGAATTGTTTAAAAAGTATGCGTCATGA